In Hydractinia symbiolongicarpus strain clone_291-10 chromosome 13, HSymV2.1, whole genome shotgun sequence, a single genomic region encodes these proteins:
- the LOC130623563 gene encoding uncharacterized protein LOC130623563 has protein sequence MVHAQINEDVRNITSAAMNMFNDTNIVLVQSNLLKYEDSSATRGVSFWKCNSRKYSACQQSLNAHTVPYTAATPQPDDILMKLEEIKASIKSMVAVECRSGRSVEEIITNAQNKSPLWLMRFNVSFATIFLHHQPIYRLAAGKFSVVRAAFYNGQ, from the exons ATGGTGCATGCGCAAATCAACGAAGATGTGAGAAACATAACTAGTGCCGCAATGAACATGTTCAACGATACAAATATAGTACTAGTACAATCAAATCTTCTGAAGTATGAAGATTCATCAGCAACAAGAG GCgtgtcgttttggaaatgcaaTTCACGGAAGTATTCTGCGTGTCAACAATCTTTGAACGCTCACACAGTACCTTACACAGCTGCAACGCCACAGCCAG ATGACATCTTAATGAAACTGGAAGAAATAAAGGCGTCTATAAAGTCCATGGTGGCTGTAGAGTGTCGCAGTGGTAGAAGCGTTGAAGAGATCATAACAAATGCACAGAATAAAAGCCCCCTTTGGTTGATGCGTTTCAATGTCTCATTTGCAACGATTTTTCTACACCACCAACCAATTTATCGTCTTGCTGCAGGCAAATTCTCGGTTGTGCGAGCTGCATTTTACAATGGGCAGTAA
- the LOC130623564 gene encoding ubiquitin-conjugating enzyme E2 L3-like, which yields MAATRRLAKELESIKDSGQKIFRDIQVDESNILNWQGKICTEEPPYNKGAFKIEIVFPAEYPFKPPKITFKTKIYHPNIDEKGQVCLPIISPENWKPATKTDQVIHALAALISDPEPEHPLRGDLAEEYTKDKKKFMKTAEEYTKKYAEQRPQE from the exons ATGGCAGCCACAAGAAGGTTGGCTAAG GAACTTGAATCCATCAAAGACTCtggacaaaaaatatttagggatATTCAAGTTGATGAATCTAATATTCTAAATTGGCAAGGAAAAATATGTACT GAGGAACCTCCATATAACAAGGGTGCATTTAAAATAGAGATTGTTTTTCCTGCAGAGTATCCATTCAAACCACCGAAA AtcacatttaaaacaaaaatctatCATCCAAATATTGACGAGAAGGGCCAAGTATGTCTCCCAATAATTTCTCCTGAAAATTGGAAACCTGCCACGAAAACCGACCAAG TGATTCATGCCTTAGCAGCTTTGATATCTGATCCAGAACCAGAACATCCTCTGCGAGGCGATCTAGCAGAAGAATACACcaaagataaaaagaaattcATGAAAACAGCCGAAGAATACACTAAAAAGTATGCAGAACAAAGGCCGCAAGAATAG
- the LOC130623561 gene encoding uncharacterized protein LOC130623561, whose amino-acid sequence MVKWFCSSSLCYNNFRTQNSNGGKLIFYRLPRTKDLQMEYQKIIKTAGVNWKNGHICCKHWSAGYKINETLPDVTVPQSQIPIIEQKYNRAKERLEKTQSAANKMKVKELKKKFKFIQTFRTPSSVKRKPPAKRIYSTPVHKQREPSKRQLSAKLISKDKIIEELKKK is encoded by the coding sequence ATGGTGAAATGGTTCTGCTCGTCATCCCTTTGCTATAATAACTTTCGAACACAAAATTCAAATGGAGGAAAGCTTATATTTTACAGATTGCCAAGGACCAAGGATTTACAAATGGAGtaccaaaaaattattaaaactgcTGGAGTTAATTGGAAAAACGGACACATATGTTGTAAACATTGGAGTGCTGGTtataaaattaatgaaactCTTCCTGATGTTACAGTACCCCAGTCACAAATTCCTATTATTGAGCAAAAATATAATAGAGCAAAAGAAAGACTTGAAAAAACCCAAAGTGCAGCAAATAAAATGAAAGTTAAggagctaaaaaaaaaatttaaattcatcCAAACATTTCGTACACCATCTAGTGTAAAGAGAAAACCTCCTGCCAAAAGAATATATTCTACGCCAGTACATAAACAACGAGAACCCTCAAAGAGACAGTTATCTGCTAAATTAATATCTAAAGACAAAATTATTgaagaacttaaaaaaaaataa
- the LOC130623556 gene encoding uncharacterized protein LOC130623556: MLQKKIFFAIFLFTVTLIIFTSNFYKNQTGISLLNRTMDHTQLFSLIVGKKIEIRVNISLVLSYSIFGKDSARKWGYLIGMVAKEAKKSNLYHDWTVRIYHDKSLSKEYIKNHTSKFDNLKFYDVSRTSLYGDITSINGRVWRFLPLADDTVDIVCIRDLDSPIIKREEDAVNEWLKSGHIMHVMRDHYWHTTEILAGLWGFRSAMDRTLAHKIVNLVLLNAERRTENHEATKLNDQIVLAGHIWPLVKPYTLQHDSYLCTRYIDTVPFPTKRYDDFLFVGCIRPCNVTERVPCDVKCRPTDHKDWTYC, from the coding sequence atgctgcaaaaaaaaattttttttgcaatatttttattcacCGTAACCTTGATTATATTCACAtccaatttttacaaaaatcaaaCAGGGATATCTCTGTTGAATCGCACAATGGATCACACGCAATTATTTTCACTTattgttggtaaaaaaatagaaataagagTCAATATAAGCTTGGTTCTTTCCTATTCCATATTTGGTAAAGATTCGGCAAGAAAATGGGGATATCTCATTGGAATGGTTGCTAAAGAAGCAAAGAAAAGTAATTTATACCATGACTGGACAGTTCGAATTTACCACGATAAATCTCTTAGCAAAGAATATATCAAAAATCatacttctaaatttgacaatcTAAAATTTTATGATGTTTCAAGAACATCATTGTACGGAGACATAACGTCAATCAATGGTAGAGTATGGAGATTCTTACCATTGGCGGATGATACTGTAGATATTGTGTGCATAAGAGATCTAGACTCACCGATCATAAAAAGAGAAGAAGATGCAGTAAACGAATGGTTGAAAAGTGGTCACATCATGCATGTCATGCGAGATCATTATTGGCATACAACTGAAATTTTAGCGGGTTTATGGGGTTTTCGAAGTGCTATGGACAGAACATTGGCACACAAAATCGTCAATCTGGTTTTGCTTAATGCTGAGAGAAGAACTGAAAATCATGAAGCTACAAAATTGAACGACCAAATAGTATTAGCTGGACATATTTGGCCACTAGTGAAACCGTATACCTTACAACACGATTCGTACCTTTGTACGAGATATATTGATACTGTACCGTTTCCAACAAAAAGATAtgatgattttttgtttgttggatGTATTCGACCTTGTAACGTAACTGAAAGAGTCCCATGTGATGTAAAATGTCGACCTACAGATCATAAAGATTGGACATATTGTTGA